In Seonamhaeicola sp. S2-3, the genomic window TACATAGAAAACAACCAAACTTGTAAAGAAGGCGAATTACTTTTAATGGATGTTGCTGCAGAATACGCCAATTATTGTAGCGACCTTACTAGAACCATACCCGTTTCTGGTAAATTTACTAACAGACAAAAAGCTGTTTACAACGCTGTTAATAGAGTTAAAAATGAAGCCACCAAAATGTTAACTCCTGGATTAATGCTAGACAATTATCATGCTGAAGTTGGAAAAATAATGACTTCTGAATTATTAGGTTTAGGCTTATTAGATAAAGCCGATGTACAAAATGAAAATCCTGATTGGCCTGCCTACAAAAAATATTTTATGCACGGAACAAGTCACCACTTGGGATTAGACACTCACGACTATGGTATTATAACCGAGCCTGTACAAGCCAATATGGTGTTTACTGTTGAACCAGGAATTTACATCCCTGATGAAGGTTTTGGTATTAGAATTGAAGATGATGTAGTTGTTCAAGAAACGGGAGAACCTTTTAATTTAATGAAAAACATCCCTATTGAAGCAGATGAAATTGAAGACCTAATGAATTCATAAACAAAAAAAGAGGCTGTCTGAAAAGACAGCTTTTTTTTGTAACTCAGATTGTCAAATCTAAAAAATTACTACGCTACTAATTCAAATAAATAATCATTAAGTTTTTGCAGCGTATTAATTTTATCTTTTGTATCAACTAAAAGTGAAATATTATTATTGCTGCCACCGTAAGATATCATTCTAATTTTTACATCCTGCAATATTTGAAATAATTTATGTGTTTCTGGATGATTCACTATACTGTGCCCAACCAAACAAATAATACTTTGGTTTTTATCAACTTCAATATGTGCTATTTTTTCTAGCTCAGCAATAATTTTTTCTAAATTGGTATCATTATCAATAGTTAATGAAACAGCAATTTCAGAAGTTGTAATCATATCTATTGATGTTTGGTATTGCTCAAAAACTTCAAATACTTTCTTTAAAAACCCGTGAGCATTTAACATACGTGCAGACTTTATTTTAATAGCTGTAATATTATCTTTAGCAGCCATAGCTTTAACACCAACTTCAGAATGGTCGCTATTAATTAAAGTCCCATAAGCTTCGGGCTTCATTGTGTTTTTTAACCTAACAGGAATATTATCTGCTCTTACTGGAGTTACTGTTTGTGGGTGTAAAATTTTAGCTCCAAAATAAGCTAACTCTGCAGCCTCTTCAAATGATAGATTTGAAATTGGCTTAGTATTATCAACATATCTAGGATCATTGTTGTGCATACCATCAATATCTGTCCAAATTTGAACTTCTTCTGCTTTAATAGCTGCACCTATTATTGTTGCCGTATAATCACTCCCTCCACGTTGTAAATTAGAAATATCATCATTTACATCTAAACAAATAAAACCTTGGGTTATATATATCTCAGAAGGTTCTGCTTCATTTAAAATTGTTTTAAAACCCGCCTTAATACGCTCCATATCTGGCTCGTTTTCAGCATTAATTCGCATAAAATCAAGCGCTGGTAATAAAGCAGATTTCACTCCTTCTTGCTTTAAATAGCTATTAAACATGTAAGTTGAAAGCAACTCACCTTGAGCTAAAATACTATTTTCTAAAACCTGAGAAAACTCTTTATATGTACAGGCTATTAAAAAGTTAAAAACATCAGAAACATATTCCTTAACTTCTTTATTCAAGGCTTCATTAGACAATAGTTTGTCTACTGTTTCAAAATAGGTTTCATGTAATTTATTAATACTGTTTAATGCTTCATCTGTTTGCTTCTCTGCAATATTGTTAGCAATAGCCACTAGGTGATTTGTGGTTCCAGACATAGCAGAAAGCACAACTACTTTTTTCTCGCCATCGTTAATAATATTTTTAACGTTTTGCATATTTTCAACAGAGCCAACCGATGTGCCTCCAAACTTCAATACTTTCATCTCTATTAAATTTGAGCACAAAATTATAACTACTACCTGTAAAAACTATGTTTATTAAAAAAAATGTTTACTTTTACACATATTGTTAAATAATTAACATGAAAACTGTATCAAACTGTGTAGAAGACATACTCATTACGCAACCTTATTTAGAAGAGGCCTTATCTAGAAACATTATTAACTATAGTGCCTTAGCAGTAGAACTTACCGAGCCTATTAGTAAAATGCTTAAAAAAGAAGTAAAGCCAGGAGCCATTATGATGGCCTTAAGGCGTTACAATCCGCCACCAACTTTGGGGAATTCTATTAAAATGAAACGTGTTATTCAAAATCTGGGTGATATTACAGTACGCTCTAATTTAACCGATTTTACCGTAAGAAATTCAAGCACCTTAATTGATAATCACGCTAAAATTTTAGAAAGAATAAACCAAGAGAATAAGCTGTTCTATACCTTTACAAGAGGTATTCATGAAAGCAACATAATTATCTCTAGCATCCTTAAAGATTTTGTTCATGAAAATTTAAAAAATGAGCACTTTATAGCTGTTCAAGAAGGACTTTCGGCAATAAGTATAAATTTACCACAAAACAACTCAAAAATAGCAGGTTTATATTACCATTTTTTTAAAAGATTGGCTTGGGAAGGTATTGTTTTATACGAAGTACTCTCAACAACCAATGAGTTTACAATTTTAGTTGAAGACGAATATGTAGATAAAGCTTTTGCTGCCATTAAAAGGGTGAAGTCTTAAATTTTTTAAGCAATCCTTTTTACCTTTGTAACCAACTTATAAATTATGATTTTAGAGTACAAAGGCACTAATATTTTTTATACAGACACGGGTAAAGGTACTGCTGTTGTTTTACTGCATGGCTTTTTAGAAAGCTCCAAAATTTGGGATTCGTTTATACCAAAGCTTTCAAAAAAAAATAGAGTTATTTGCATAGATCTTTTAGGCCATGGTAAAACAGGTTGTTTAGGCTATATACATTCTATGGAACTCATGGCAGAAGCTGTAGATGCTGTTCTTAAACATTTAAGAATTAGAAAATCCATTTTTATTGGTCATTCTATGGGTGGTTATGTAGCGCTTGCTTTTGCAGAAAAAAAACCAGACAATGTAAAAGGTTTATGCTTAATGAATTCTACCGCTAGTGCTGATACTCCAGAGAAAAGGAAAAATAGAGAAAGAGGCATACAAGCTGTAAAACAAAACCACAAAACATTTATTAGAATTGCTATTTCTAACCTGTTCACACCTAAAAATCGAACTATTTTTAAAAACGAAATAGAAGATTTAGTTGATAATTGTTTACAAACCCCTTTACAAGGTATTGTAGCAGCGTTAGAAGGCATGAAAATTAGAGACGACCGCGAAGTTCTACTTCACTTTTCACCTTATAAAAAAATGATGATTATAGGGAAAAATGATCCTGCTTTAGATTATAATCAACTAATTACTCAAACAGAAAACACCGAAGTAAAAATAGTGGAATTTGAAGGCGGCCATATGAGTTTTATAGAAAATAAAGAGGAATTACTAAGTTCTTTAATGCATTTCGTCGAATTTATTTAACTTTTTAACGTTTTTTTATATTTTTTTTGTAGGTTTAATCACCCTAAACATTAAAACCATGCAAAAAACTACTAACAAACCTACTTTACTTCCTAGAATGTATTGCTCCATTTTTGGACATGATTACAAAATTACCAAAAGAGTAACTTACCACGTAAAAGAGTACACTTGTTCGCATTGCAAAAAGCAATTAACCACTAATAGTAATGGAGAACTTGTAGAACTTACCCCTAAATACAAAGAAATAAATGCGATATTAGAAAGGGTTCACAATTCTAAAGTTGAACGTTTAAAGGAAAAACCTGTTCTTTCATCGATTTGCTGATAAATTGTTAATAACTTTTAACTAGTTTTTTTACCTTTAGAAGCGTCTCTCTTTAAGGTAATTATTAATGGTTGAAATTATATGAAACGCATTCAGTGTAAAGTATTTGGACACGACATTCAAGTTAGTAAAAACGTAACTTTTCATGTCAAAGAGTACAAATGTAAAAATTGTAAAAAAGAATTTACAACTAACAGTTCTGGTAGCTTAGTTGAACTAACACCAAAGTTTAAAGAAATTAACGCTGTTTTAGAAAATATTCACAAAAGGCGTTTAAAAAGACGACAACGAAACAACCCTGAATTACTAGTTTTTAGTCATTAAAATTTTTCCACCCTTGTGCTTTAAGTGCTATTTTAGTATCTGCTCTAGTTACTAAGTGCATGCCTGCTTCTTTTTCTCTTATATAACCTATTACGGTTAAGCTTGGATTTGCTTTTATTTTAGGATAATCTTTTTGAGCTATAGTAAACAACAATTCATAATCTTCTCCCCCATTTAACGCTACAGTAGTACTATCTATATTAAATTCTTCACAAGTTGAAATAACTTGAGGGTCTAACGGAATTTTATTTTCATACAAATCGCAACCCACATTGCTTTGTTTACAAATATGAATTATCTCTGAAGAAAGACCATCACTAATATCAATCATGGCGGTGGGCTTCACATCTAAATCTTTTAATAATTTAACTATATCCTTTCTTGCTTCTGGCTTTAATTGGCGCTCTACAATGTAAGTGTACGGTTCTAAATCTGGTTGGTTATTTGGGTTTACTTTAAAAACTTCCTTTTCTCTTTCTAAAACCTGTAACCCCATATAAGCACCGCCTAAATCTCCAGAAACAACTAGTAAATCATTAACTTGCGCACCACTTCTGTAAACTTCATTATTTGCTTCAACTTCACCAATAGCAGTAACTGATATTAATAACCCAGAGGTAGAAGATGTAGTATCACCACCAACAACATCAATATTATAAATTCTTGATGCTGTTTCTATACCTGCATATAACGCTTCTAAAGCTTCTAAAGGAAATCTATTAGAAACTGCTATAGAAACCGTTACTTGAGTTGCATTAGCATTCATTGCATATACATCAGATAAATTTACTATTACCGCCTTATACCCTAGGTGCTTTAAAGGCATGTAACTTAAATCAAAATGAACACCTTCTACAAGAAAATCGGTTGTTACAACTATTTTATTTTTTTTAAAATCTAAAACAGCCGCATCATCTCCAATACTTTTAACGGTTGATGATTGTTTAATTTTAAAATTCTTGGTTAAATGGTCTATCAATCCAAATTCACCTAAATCACTTAACGGAGTTCTTTGTTGGTTTTTATCTTCTATCATGATGCAAAAATATGAAGCTATTTTGTTTTTTATACAACTATACTATAAAAACTAGAAATATATTCAGAATACGTCAGCGCAATAAAAATATTAGCAATTAAAACAAGAAGTAGAGCAAAATTAAAAAGCCAAAGCTTTTTATCCTTTTATTGGTTATTTATTTTTTTAAACAAATAAGCAATAACACCTTATAAACAAACTAATTAACCTACAAAACGTAAAAACAACTGCATTTCATCGAAAATAATTGCTTTTAATCTAATTATTTGATTAAAACAGCTATATTTGTAATTCCCAAATTGATTAATAGCATGATATTTGAAAAACCTATCAACCGATTTTGTGCCATTTTTGGTCACAACTATAGACTTGTTTCAAAAATAGACGAAGACACATCAGAATTAGTATGCAAATGTTGTGGAAATCATTTTATCTCAACAAATGATGATAAAATAATGAATTTATCTGCTTACAGAGAGATGTCTTCCGTTTCAAAATATTTTAAAAATAGAAGAGGCGCTAACCTTGATAAATTTATTGGTTTCGAGTAAAAACTACTACCTCTTTTTAATCTTTATTTTTTACCAGTTATCTTCAGTTAACCTAAGTAACTAAAGTAATAAATTACCTCATACCTAATACTCACACAAACTAGGTCTACTCTACCATAACAAAAAACTATAAAACCATATATTAATATAATGTTAGGTTATCTTGTAATGACTGACTTATATTGTATATTTGCACTCTATTTAGAGTAAATCTAAGTTAAAGATATGATTAAAGTTTCAGAAACAGCAAAGAAAAAAATAATAGAGCTTATGGCCGAAGACGGCTATAACGCATCTACAGATTATGTGCGCGTTGGTGTAAAAAGTGGCGGTTGTTCGGGCTTATCTTATGATTTAAAATTTGATAAAGAACAACAAGAAGATGATAAAGTATTTGAAGACAACGATGTAAAAATCATTGTAGATAAGAAAAGCTTTTTATATCTTATAGGAACTACTTTAGAATATTCCGGTGGATTAAACGGAACAGGATTTGTTTTTAACAATCCTAATGCCAATAGAACTTGCGGTTGTGGCGAATCGTTTTCACTATAAATTTTAAGAGAAAACTATGTCGAAATATACAGAAGACGATTTAAGAGAAGAGCTAAAAACCAAAGAATACGAGTACGGTTTTTACACAGATATTGAGTCAGACACGTTTCCAAACGGTCTCAATGAAGACATTGTGCGCGCCATTTCAAAAAAGAAGGAAGAACCAGAATGGATGACTGAGTGGCGTTTAGAAGCCTTTAGAATTTGGAGCGAAATGGAAGAGCCAGAATGGGCAAATGTTACTTATGAAAAACCAGATTTTCAAGCCATATCTTATTACTCTGCTCCCAATAGCAAACCTAAATACAATAGTATAGATGAGGTAGATCCAGAATTATTGGCAACTTTTGATAAACTTGGTATCTCTTTAGACGAACAAAAGAAATTAGCAGGAGTAGCTATGGATGTAGTGGTAGATTCTGTATCTGTAGCAACAACCTTTAAAAAAACTTTAGCAGAACAAGGTATTATTTTTATGAGTATTTCTGAGGCTATTAAAGAACACCCAGAACTTGTTAAAAAATATATTGGTACCGTTGTACCTCAAAAAGATAACTTTTACGCAGCATTAAATAGCGCTGTGTTTAGCGATGGTAGTTTTTGTTACATTCCTAAAGGTGTTAAATGTCCTATGGAATTATCAACATACTTCCGTATTAACCAAGCAGGAACAGGGCAATTTGAACGTACATTAGTAATTGCCGA contains:
- the thiL gene encoding thiamine-phosphate kinase; amino-acid sequence: MIEDKNQQRTPLSDLGEFGLIDHLTKNFKIKQSSTVKSIGDDAAVLDFKKNKIVVTTDFLVEGVHFDLSYMPLKHLGYKAVIVNLSDVYAMNANATQVTVSIAVSNRFPLEALEALYAGIETASRIYNIDVVGGDTTSSTSGLLISVTAIGEVEANNEVYRSGAQVNDLLVVSGDLGGAYMGLQVLEREKEVFKVNPNNQPDLEPYTYIVERQLKPEARKDIVKLLKDLDVKPTAMIDISDGLSSEIIHICKQSNVGCDLYENKIPLDPQVISTCEEFNIDSTTVALNGGEDYELLFTIAQKDYPKIKANPSLTVIGYIREKEAGMHLVTRADTKIALKAQGWKNFND
- a CDS encoding alpha/beta fold hydrolase, producing the protein MILEYKGTNIFYTDTGKGTAVVLLHGFLESSKIWDSFIPKLSKKNRVICIDLLGHGKTGCLGYIHSMELMAEAVDAVLKHLRIRKSIFIGHSMGGYVALAFAEKKPDNVKGLCLMNSTASADTPEKRKNRERGIQAVKQNHKTFIRIAISNLFTPKNRTIFKNEIEDLVDNCLQTPLQGIVAALEGMKIRDDREVLLHFSPYKKMMIIGKNDPALDYNQLITQTENTEVKIVEFEGGHMSFIENKEELLSSLMHFVEFI
- a CDS encoding iron-sulfur cluster assembly accessory protein; the encoded protein is MIKVSETAKKKIIELMAEDGYNASTDYVRVGVKSGGCSGLSYDLKFDKEQQEDDKVFEDNDVKIIVDKKSFLYLIGTTLEYSGGLNGTGFVFNNPNANRTCGCGESFSL
- a CDS encoding aspartate kinase, whose product is MKVLKFGGTSVGSVENMQNVKNIINDGEKKVVVLSAMSGTTNHLVAIANNIAEKQTDEALNSINKLHETYFETVDKLLSNEALNKEVKEYVSDVFNFLIACTYKEFSQVLENSILAQGELLSTYMFNSYLKQEGVKSALLPALDFMRINAENEPDMERIKAGFKTILNEAEPSEIYITQGFICLDVNDDISNLQRGGSDYTATIIGAAIKAEEVQIWTDIDGMHNNDPRYVDNTKPISNLSFEEAAELAYFGAKILHPQTVTPVRADNIPVRLKNTMKPEAYGTLINSDHSEVGVKAMAAKDNITAIKIKSARMLNAHGFLKKVFEVFEQYQTSIDMITTSEIAVSLTIDNDTNLEKIIAELEKIAHIEVDKNQSIICLVGHSIVNHPETHKLFQILQDVKIRMISYGGSNNNISLLVDTKDKINTLQKLNDYLFELVA